Sequence from the Clostridium saccharobutylicum DSM 13864 genome:
TTTATTTTTTCTAATTTGATTTACTTTACGAAAGGCCATGTGGCCAGCTTTACACACATACATTCCAGCATCTTTATTAAATTCAAACTCATCTTCTTTTCTTCTATGTCCCTGCGTTACAGCAGTGTTAAGCTTTGAAACAAGTTGTATACCATTCTCATTTGCAAATTCAATATTTCCCTTTTCAGAATATGCAGCATCTCCAATAATAGTATCAATTTTAAAACCTGAGTCCATAGTTTTATTTATTAGTGCCTTTAATTCTTTTCCATCGCTTTTTTCACCAGTTGTTATAGCTGCAGCAGTAATAATTCTTTCTTCGCTCATTGCTATATGTGTTTTATATCCAAAAAATGATGAGTCTGCTGTTTTATGCCCTATTTTAGCATCCGCATCGGACGAAATATTAAGACGCTCAATATCATCATCTAAAGTTTCAGACAGTAAATTTAATTTTTCTTTAACCTTTGGAAATGAAGCCAAAAGTTCATTGCTTTCTATTGCTTTAATTAATTTTTGGCAATAAACAATTTCTTCTTCTAATTTATCAACTGTGTTTTTTACTGGAAATATATCTTTCATTGTCTCATCTATTTCATAAACTGATTTTCTTAACTTTTTAGAACGTTCTTGTAATATTTCGCGAGGTGATTTTTGATTATAACGAGCCTTAGTATGCGTAGCGTCAACAATAACTGATTTTGATTTTATGATTCCTTTTTCTAATGCAACTGTTACAGTTTTATTTATTAACATGTCTAAAAGATTTAGGTCTTTTAGTCTAAGCTTACGGAACTTTGTTAATGAGCTTGCATCAATAACATCATCTTCAGGTGCCATATCAAGAAAATATTTGAATGACATATCATATTTAGAGCGCTCAACAATATCTATATCTGATAAATCAAATATAGTTTTTAACAAAAGATATTTAAACATACGTGTCGGAGCGATAGCATTTCTTCCATTATCTAAACAATACTTGTCCAAAAGTTCGTCATAAATAAATGAAAAATCAATTAATTCATTTATTTTTCTTAATAAATTATCATTAGGAACTACTATGTCATATATACCTGAATACGGACTTAAAATCATAGTTTGTTGTTGCTTAATCAATAAAAACACCTACTTACATTTAATACTATAATTATATCATAAAAGCCATGAAATATTAGTAG
This genomic interval carries:
- a CDS encoding IS1182 family transposase translates to MIKQQQTMILSPYSGIYDIVVPNDNLLRKINELIDFSFIYDELLDKYCLDNGRNAIAPTRMFKYLLLKTIFDLSDIDIVERSKYDMSFKYFLDMAPEDDVIDASSLTKFRKLRLKDLNLLDMLINKTVTVALEKGIIKSKSVIVDATHTKARYNQKSPREILQERSKKLRKSVYEIDETMKDIFPVKNTVDKLEEEIVYCQKLIKAIESNELLASFPKVKEKLNLLSETLDDDIERLNISSDADAKIGHKTADSSFFGYKTHIAMSEERIITAAAITTGEKSDGKELKALINKTMDSGFKIDTIIGDAAYSEKGNIEFANENGIQLVSKLNTAVTQGHRRKEDEFEFNKDAGMYVCKAGHMAFRKVNQIRKNKNLNKAVSYYFDIDKCKYCSYKEGCYKEGSKSKTYTVTIKSDVHKAQMDFEKSEYFKEKSKERYKIEAKNSELKHRHGYDVASSSGLVGMQLQGAVAIFAVNLKRIIKLIGGK